ACCGGAGTTTAATATAGAGGTAAATGGAAAAAAGATAGATAACTCAAAGGAAGAATATCCTATACTTAATTTTAGATATGTAACATATTTTCCGCTTACATGGAGATTTGTTGTAGATGAATTTGGACTAAAATCTGATTGGGATGAGCAAAAAGGTCTTAGTATAACTAGTCGTCTTAGTATAATAGAGTTTGCTGACAATAATTTAGAAAAAGCTGTAAGGGAGAGTATAAATAAGCCAACAGGAGATATACTTGAAAGTGATGTTAAAAATATTAAGGAACTAAAATTGAGTGATTGGGATATAAAAGATTTGGATGGATTATCTAAATTTGTGAATTTAGAAAAACTTTATTTGGATAATAATTATTTAGATAATATAGAAGAAATTAAATATCTTACTAAATTAAAGGTTTTACATCTTCAAAGGAATAAAATTAAAGATATAAAGCCGTTGAAAAACCTTATTAATATAGAGGAATTATCTTTAAATGGAAATGGTATTCAGAAAATAGGATCTTTATCAAATTTAATTAATCTTAAAAAATTGTATCTAGCTGAAAATCATATAAGAGATATAGATTCATTAAAAGTATTAGTTAATCTAAATGAATTATATCTACAAAGAAATAGTATACAAAATATAGATAGCTTGTCTAACTTGACTAAATTAGAACAACTTTCTTTAAATGGAAATCAAATTAGTGATATTAAGCCCTTAGCTAACCTTACTAATTTAAAAGGATTGTACATAATTGAAAATAAAATTGAAGACATAGGCTGTTTAAAAGAATTAAAAAACATTGAAAGTTTATATATGGAGTATGGAAATGATATAAAGGATTATACACCTGTTAAAACTTACTATGAAAATATAGATAGTAAAGACTTTGAATTAGAATGAAATGAAGGCTAATTGAAAATAATATATATAATAAAAAATGAGAGTTTAGATCTAAACTCTCATTTTTTATTATATATATTATTTAGATTTAAATATTTAGATTTGGAGGAAAATTTATGAATATTATAACTGTGTGGAGCAAAATTATTAAAAAGAGCAATAGATTAAAAGAAAGTATAAATAATATAAACTTAAAACAAGATAATTTAGACGATCTAATAAAATATAGTCGAGAGTATTTAGAGGAAACTAGAAAATTCAAAACTTTAATAACGGATAAAAATTATAGTACCCCTTGTAAAGTATATAATGCATATTTAGAAGCTAACATTGGCATTGTAGGCACTGAATTTATGAATCTTAAGGAAAAAAATATGGATATATATAATACTTTGATAAACAGTATGGATGAAGTTGATGTAGAAGAATTAGTGTATTATAATGAAAAACTTATACAGGATTATACTCCTTATGATATTCATATATTAAGTGGCAAAGATGATGAAGAATATAGTGGGTGGTACTAAATTTTTAAATCATTTTAAATGTAGCATTTACTTGTGCAGAAACTTCTATAAGTCCGCTTTGAATAGGTGGTGCACTACTTTTAGCTGTATAAGTTGTAGGATATACTTCAGCTTGACCAAATGATGTTTCTTTTATGCTTGAAGGTATATTATTAACTTTTGTATTTAATGAACTTGCTATATTATTTGCTTTTCTTACAGAGTCTTTAACTGCTAAATCTAAAGTTTTGTCATAATAATATTTTTCATTGGATAATCCAAAGGTTACTCCGCCCTGTATGTTTGCCCCATTTTTGATTGCTACATCGTAAACCTCTCCTACTTGATCTATATCTTTTACGGTTACTTGAAGTATATGTCTTACTTCATAGTTTCTAAATTTTTGCTTTCCATTTATATAATCGTAGTTTATATTTACTGAATAATCTATAGTTTGTATGTCCTCATCCTCAATTCCTATGTTGTTCAAACTCTTAATAACGTTGTTTGTTTGTTTTGTGTTTTCAGCTTGTGCTCTTTGTAAATCTTTATCTTGGGTTATAACACCTACTGTTACTGTTGCCATGTCTGGTGGTACTTGTATAGATGCTGTTCCTACAACTGATATTGTTCCGTCGTTATTTGGTTTATTATCGTCGTTTCTATTCATTGTAGGTCTTTTATGGTATGAAGGGGTATATGGAATCATTAGAAACCTCCTTTTAAAAATTTTTCGCTGAATACTTCCATAATATGAACAATAGTTAAATGTTGTGAATGAGATTTATTGTATTAGATGGAATTTATATTCATATCATATTTTACGGTTTTGTTATAAAATAGATGTATTACATAGATAAATGAAACTTTTTTGATTAAAAGTCGTCTAATAAGTACAAGGGGGCTTTTAAGTTTAAGGAGGGTAGAACTTGGATTTAAATGAAAATCAATTAATTAAAAGGTGCATAGATGGTGATATTGATGCGTTTGAAAAGCTTATAGATAAATATAAGCAGACTGCGTACAATATAGCCTTGGGAATTGTAAAGAACCCGGATGATGCTATGGATATATCCCAAGAAGCCTTGATTAAGGTGTATAGGTATATCAAAAATTTTAACCAGAAATCTTCTTTTTCGACTTGGCTATATAGAATAGTTATGAATACTTGTCTTGATTACATGAAGAAAAATGAGAAAAATAAGGTTATACCTATAAATGAAGAGATTATTAATAAGCAAGATGATTATATTGAGAACAATCCAGAAAAAATATTAGATAAAAAAATAGAAACTCAGCAAATACGGGATGCAATAGATAAATTATCGCCTATTCAAAAAACAGCAATCATATTACGAGATATACAGGGTTTTAGTTATGAAGAAATAGCTAATATAACAGATTCTTCGCTAGGAACTGTTAAATCCAGGATCAAGCGAGGTCGGGAAAATCTAAAAGAGATATTAACACAAAGTATGAAGGAAGAATATCTTTATTAAATGAAAGGAGAAACCCCATGAACTGTGATAAATTCAGAGAAAATATTTCTTATTACATAGATGATATTTTAGATGACAATGATAAGCATGAATTTGAAAATCATATGAACAATTGTGATCAGTGTAGATGTGAGTATGAACAAATGCTTGTTTTGATAGATAGCTTAAATAGTGTTGACCAGGTTCCTCTACCTGACAATTATGATGAAACATTAAGAAAAAAATTAAATAATGAGAGAGTCAAAGGGAAAAGAAAATGGAGTAAATATATGTATATTGCTGCATCGTTAGCTATAGTGTTTTTTAGTACACAAAATATTGACAAGTTAAAGACTATAGATACTCAAGAAAGTAGTAATATAGAAATTAGTGAGACTTCTAATAACGAAGATGCACAGCAAAGTCCTATGCAAGATAGTAACATGGAAAATGTTGAAGATGGCAATGTTAATATGGAGAACGTGGATATAGTGTCTACAGTTTCTGATAATGAAAAAACTAGTACAAGTGCACCTAAGAAAAAAGAAGTCTCATCTGATTATAGTATGAAATCTTCTGTAGATAATCAAAAGCCTGATCAAAACATACAAACTGTTCAAAATGAGCCAATTGTTCAAAATGAACAAAGTGAGAATAATGATATAATGAATATTCAAATGGCTTCAGATGAACCTTTAGAACAAAAGACTAGAAGTATAGCTCAATTTAGCATGAATAATGAATATCAAAAGAATGTTAAGGTTGGAGAAAGTTTTGAAATTACACTTCAAAATTCAAAAGGAACTAAGTATTCTATGGTATGTGAGGATGAGAATAGTTTAATCGAGTTTATATCTCAGAGTGTTTCTGAAGATGAAAAAAATTATTCGTATACATGGAAATTTAAAGCTATCAAAGAAGGAACTATTAATATAAGTTATATACTACATGACGAAAACGATAAACATAAAGTTTATAATGAGGTTGTATATGAAATAAATATACAAAAATAAAAGTAGGTCTTGATATTTCATCAAGACCTATTTTTAAGCTGATTTTTTTATTTGCTTATCTATTAGTCCAGTGGCATGCCCCATAGGACATACTTGGCACCAACTTCTTGGTTTAAACACTACACCCATTATAATACCAACTGCAAGAGATGCCATCATAAATCTAAAAATTGAAAAACCTATTTTTTTAATATCAAGACCTGCATGTATTAAAGATATAGTAAGCATTATAAACATTAAGCTTAGTAATATATTTTTTACAGTTTTACTTTTAAATGATTTAGGTAAATTGTTTTGAAGACTTATATTATTTAGAAATTTACCTAATAATGACCCACGAGGGCAGTAGTGAGAACAATGAACCTTACCTCTTCCTTTAATAGCATGATACATTGGTACTGTCATGCAAATAAATCCTAGAATTCCGAATCTTATATCCAAAATTGATAATGTAATAAATAAAATCATAAAAATCCAAGACCAGTTCATATGTGATTTTTTATTTTTTTTAGTATTTTTTTTCATTATAAGAACCTCCTTAAAATCTGTAAATCGATATATTGATATATTACGATATATAGATTATGTTGTCAATATTTATTTTGGAATATCTTAATATTACGATGAAAAAAAGTACTTCCTTTGATAACCCGTATAAAAGAAAGCACGCATTTTAAATAGGTACTACATACTATATAAGAGTAGCTTAATTTAAGCAATCAAGTATAAGGGGTGATGGTATGGAGTATATACAAGCTAAAAAGTACGATTTTGAAGATGTAAATGGAATGACTTTGAATCAACTAAACCAACATTATAAACTATATGAAGGCTATGTAAACAAAGTAAATGAAATATGGACTATATTAGGTGAGAACAAATTATATGAAAATCCTAATACTACTTATAGTGAAACTAGAAGTTTGATGCTTGGACAGAGTTATGCTGTTGATGGTGTTAAGCTACATGAACTGTATTTTTCTAACTTAGTAGGTGGAAATAATCTGCCTTATGGAGATATCCTTAATCAAATACAGAAAAAATATGGATCATATGAATTTTTTACAAAAAGATTAAAAAATGTAGGATTATCAATGAGGGGATGGGTAGTATTATCTATTGATTCTTTGGATAATAATCTTCATATATATGGGCTTGACGCACATGATGTGGGGACAGTACTGATGTCTTATCCACTTCTTGTTATGGATGTATATGAACATGCTTATATGATTGATTTTGGTATAGACAGAAATAAATATATTGATGTTTTTATTGAAAATATAAATTGGGATGTAGTTAACGAAAGATTTATGAATTACAAAAAAATGACTAAAGACATTCCTAGAAAATATAGATGTATTTCGGATGAAATTAATATAGACAAAGTGTATGGTTGGGCTAATTATTGCAAAGACTAAGAAAACTATGATTTATAATAATAGTTTTTTTATTATGAACGTTTGGGAGACTTAAGATAAAGAGGAGATAAGAGTATGGACAAAAGACAGAATATGATGGCAAATTATCCTATGAACAAACTTTTGCTAAAATTTTCTATACCAGCTATAATAGGTATGCTTGTAAATGCTTTATATAATATAGCGGATGGTATATTTATAGGCAAAGGAGTTGGAGCTTTAGCTTTAGGTGGAGTTACTATTGCTATGCCAATTATGTTGGTTATGATGTCTATAGCTTTAATGGTTGGAGTTGGAGCATCGGCATCTATTTCAAGAAGAATAGGAGAAGGGAATATAGAGGGTGCAGAAAAGCTACTTGGAGAGGCTGTAGCGCTTAATCTAATAATAAATTTTATATTTACTATTATTATATTTGTTTTTATGGATAAGATTCTTATAATGTGTGGCGCTACACCAAATATATTTTTTTATGCTAAAGAGTATATGAATGTAATAGCGTTTGGTATATTGATTAATAGTTTTGCTATGTCTTCAAATCATACTATAAGAGCACAGGGGAATGCTAAGACTGCTATGGTAAGTATGGTGCTTGGAGCTGTTGTAAACATAATACTCGACTATGTACTTATATTTATATTTAAAATGGGAGTTACTGGAGCAGCTCTTGCTACTATAATATCCCAATTATGTAGCGCTGTTTGGATACTTATGTACTATCTAAATGGTAGAAGTATGCTTAAAATAAGAATTTCAAATATGAAGTTTACAATAGAAAATGTAAAAGAAATAGTAAGTATGGGTATGGCTACATTCTTTAGACAAATATCAGGAAGTCTATTGATGATTATAGTAAATAATACATTAGTTTACTATGGAAATGATTATTATGTTGTTGCACTTGGTATAATAAATAGGGTTATGATGTTTATGTTCATGCCTATATACGGCATAGTTCAAGGATTTCAGCCTATAGCTGCATTTAATTATGGAGCTAAAAAGTTTAAGCGGGTTCAAGAAAGTTTAAAATATGCAAATATATATGCTACTATATTAAGTATTGGTGGATTTTTAATAGTGCTTATATTCCCAATTCAAGTTATGAAAATATTTACAGATGATCAAACTACTATAGATATAGGCGTAGATGCACTTTCTATGATGATTTGGGGGCTTCCTGTTGTTGGAATTCAAGCTATAGGAGCTAGTTGGTTTCAGGCTATAGGCAAGGCAACTGAGTCTGTTGTTCTTACTATATCAAGACAAATAATTATACTAATACCTTTAGTTATTATACTTCCTAATTTTATTGGAGTTAACGGTGTTTTCTATTCATATCCTATATCTGATATAGGTTCGTTTTTTATTACTTTAGTACTGCTTGCTAAAGAAAATATAGCTTTAAGAAACCATAGAATACAAGAAGAATTTTAAAAAAAATGTATACGTAACATATGGTACGGAAAAAACTATTTAAAAAAACTATAATATGGGTATAATAAAAAGTGTACAATTGATTTACACAAATAGAGGTGAGAATGATGGGAGCGCATTTTGGGAATTTACAAAAGATAAAAGATGGGAAAAGGACGTTTGCTATAACACCCCATATACCAGGTGGTTTTGTAACTGCAGATACGATGATAAAAATAGCAGACACTGCTAAGAAATATAATGGAATACTTAAGATAACATCTGGACAGAGAATAATGATAACTAATTTAAAAGAAGAAGATTTAAGTAATATATGGAAAGACTTAGATATGGAGCCAGCGGTTAAGAATCAGTATTCAATTAAAAATGTAGAGATGTGTCCAGCTGGTTTTTGCAAAAGATCTAAGGAGAACACTATAAGAATAGGTATGAAAATAAGTAAAAACTTTCACGGAAAAGCAATGCCAAATAGAACTAAAATAGGCGTTGCAGGATGCAGAAATGCATGTACTAGTGTGTATGCAAAAGATGTAGGTGTAATAGCTACTAAAGAAGGATTTATTATAACAGCAGGTGGAAGTGCTGGTTTTCATCAGAGAATGTCAGATATAATAACTGAAAATCTGAGTGAAGAAGATGCATATAGATTGGTAGAGATTATACTCGATTATTATAATGAGAATGCTTTAATGGGCGAAAAATTAGGATTTTTTATAGATAGAATAGGTATTGAAAAATTTAGAAATGATGTAGTTGAAAAATTATAAATATATGGTAATATTATAGTTAGATAAAATGTAATATTATAAATAGATAAAAATGAGGAGGTAATTTATTATGAAAATAACTAAGGATATGTTAATAGCAGAGGTTTTAAGACACAACCCTAATGCAGGACCAATACTTATGGGATTTGGAATGGGATGTATAGGATGCCCATCTGCTCAAATGGAGAGTTTAGAAGAAGCTGCTGCTGTTCATGGTATAAACTTAGATGAATTAATCAAAAAGTTAAATGAAGGAATTGAGTAAATATTAATTTTGACTAAAAATTGTATAAATTAATACTTAATGGATAAAATAACCTCTAAAAGGAGGTTATTTTTATGTTTGAGAAAAAAAGATCTTCTAAAATTCCTATTTTGCTTATAGCTATATTAACCCTTGTTGGAGGGTTCTATATGGGAAAGATGCTTGAAGAAGAAGATAGAGATACACCTGTTATCAAAAATGTACAAGCTGAAGAAGAAAAAAATACCGGAAATAGTGAAGAAGGAAAAAAGATTGAAATTGAATCCGTTGAAAAAAATGATGAGGTATTAGTAGATAAGAATACTGTTCTTAAAATAACTACTAAATACGATAAGTGCGAGCATGTAGAAACGACAGAAAATCCTGTTCCAAAAGATGCTGTTGGATTAAGTGAGACAGAATTTAAAGAGTATATAAAGGAGCATTATTCTAAATTCAAATTGCTAAGTTTTAAGACAAAAGAAATTGAATTACTAGAGGAAATAAATAGTTATTGCGATAAGCATTATGAAATAGGTGAGGACAATGGATACATAATCATATATAAATACGATGAAAAAGGAAATAAGAATGTATTTAAAAAAACAGAATCTTCAATATCTTCGCTTCCTGCTATAGATCAAGAACAGATAAAGTCTGGTCTGATATTAAATTCTTTAGAGGAACTAAATGAAAGACTTGAAGATTTCGGAAGCTAAAATAAAACCTATGGTATTCTGTATTGAATATCATAGGTTTTATTATTTTTAAAAGTATTATATAATTATGTAGAATATATGTTTGGGAGATGAAGAGATGATTGTATTGGGAATTGATCCAGGTATTGCTATACTTGGATATGGTATTATAGAGTATAAAGGAAATAATTTTAAGGTTATAGATTATGGGTCTATACAGACATCTTCTAAGTTAGATGTGTTTAAAAGACTTGAAAAAATATATGCAGGATTAGATTTACTTATTAAAAAATACAATGTAGATGAGATTGGAATAGAGGAACTGTTTTTTAATAAAAATGTAAAAACAGCTATAACTGTAGCGCAGGCTAGAGGGGTTGCTATGCTTGCATGTGCTCATAACGATATAAAAACGTATGAATACACTCCTTTACAGGTAAAACAAGGAGTAGTAGGTTATGGTAGGGCACAAAAGGCTCAAGTTCAAACTATGGTTAAATCACTTCTTAATTTGAGAGAAGTTCCAAAGCCGGATGATGTTGCAGATGCGTTGGCTGTTGCTATATGCCATTGCCATTCTAACAGACTTGAAAAAATAATAGGATAAATAGGGAGGAAATTATGTATCAATATATAAAGGGTATAGTAGAAGAGATTAATATTGATTTTATAGTTGTTGAGTGTAATGGGATAGGTTATAGAATAAATACATCTCAAAATACTATATGCCAAGTCAAGAAAAATGAGGAAGTAAAGATATATACAAAGCTTATAGTTAGAGAAGATGATATGAGTATATGTGGCTTTAAAACTCAAGAAGAGCTTAAAATGTTTGAACTTTTAAATTCAGTTTCAAAAATAGGCCCTAAGGTTGCACTTGGGATATTGTCATTTGCAGAGCCTAAAAGATTAGGTGCATTCATATTGAGTGAAGATATAGGGGCTTTATCTAAGGCGCCTGGTGTCGGGAAGAAAACTGCTGAGAGAATGATACTTGAGCTTAAGGATAAGATAGACAAGCATAATGTTGAATTTGAGCAAACATTACTTACTGCATCTAATAAAAATATACTTGAAAAAGATGAAGCTGTACAAGCTTTAGTAGCACTAGGATATTCTCTAGCTGAGGCAAAAGAGGCTACTAATAAGTTGAAGAAAGAATGCGGTGATACTGAAGAACTTATAAAGAAGTGTCTTATGTATTTGATGAAGTAAAGAAGGAGGATTTGAATGTTTACTGAAGAGGATAGAATTATAACTTCTGGTATGAAAAATGAGGATGTTGATATAGAGAGCAGCTTAAGACCTAAAAATCTTGGTGGTTACTTGGGTCAAGAGAAGGCTAAAGAAAAGCTTAAAATATTTATAGAGGCAGCAAAAAATAGGGGAGAGCAGTTGGATCATGTTTTATTATATGGGCCACCGGGACTTGGTAAAACCACTCTTTCTACTATAATATCTAATGAGATGGGTGTTAATATAAGGATAACATCCGGGCCGGCTATTGAAAGAGCTGGTGATTTGGCTGCTATACTTACTAATTTGAACGAGAATGATGTTTTGTTTATAGATGAGATACATAGGATAAATAGGAATGTTGAGGAAGTTTTGTATCCTGCCATGGAAGACTTTTGTCTGGATATAATAATTGGAAAGGGACCGTCTGCAAGATCTATAAGGTTAGATCTTCCGAAGTTTACATTGATAGGGGCAACTACAAGAGCGGGTATGCTTACATCTCCTTTAAGAGATAGATTTGGAGTTATATGTAAACTTGATTTATATAATGTAGATGAGTTATCTAGTATAGTTAAAAGATCATCTGGAATACTTGGTTGTGATATAGATGAAAGAGCTGCTATTGAAATAGGTAAAAGATCAAGGGGAACACCTAGAATTGCAAATAGATTATTAAAGAGGGTTAGAGACTATGCTCAAGTCAAAGGAAATGGTATGATAAATGAGGAAATAGCAAATCTTGCCCTTGAAATGCTAGAGATCGATTCTTTAGGTCTTGATTATGTAGATAAAAAGCTTATGATGAATATAATAGAAAAGTTCTCTGGAGGGCCAGTAGGGCTTGATACGCTTGCGGCATCAATAGGTGAGGATAGAAATACTATAGAAGATGTTTATGAGCCTTATTTAATACAATTAGGGTTTATAGATAGAAAGCCTAGAGGTAGAGTTGCTACTGTGAATGCTTATAAGCATTTTAATATTCTATATGAGAAGTAATTTGAAAAATATAATATATTTATGGGGGACTATAATGTGGAAATGTAGGTCTAAATTTGTTAATATAGTTATTGTGTGTTTTTTATTTAATTTATTTGCGATTAATTCTTTTGCTAGTATTAGTGTACCAGATTATTTAAAAATAGGACTTGAATATGGTAGTTCTGCATTACCAAAGGTTGATTTGAGTTCTAATAGTGGGTTTGAAATTGCTATTTTAAAAGAAGATAATATAGAAAAACTTATTGAAATTGATGAATCTAGGCTAACAGCAAAAAACGAAGAGTCTATATATTATATAGAAATAGAACAAGACTATGATGATATACAAGAGGCTTTAAGTGTGGGGCAGAGTTTAGAAGATAAAGATATAGATTCTTTCATATTCTACGATGGTAACTTTAAAGTATACATGGGTAGTTATTTAGATCAAGATCAGGCTCAAAATTATAAAGATGAAATATCAGATGAATTATCGGATTTCAGTTTTGAGGTAATAAGTTCTGATTATAATTTTGTTAAAATTATGAATGATGATGATACTGTTTTTATGTATGATTCTAATGATGAAATATGTATCTATCCTAGAGAAGATATTATAGGAATTAATGGGAAGGAATATAGAGGGAGTGCTTTATTCAAGAGAAGTGATAATAACAATATGACTGTTATAAATAGAGTAGGCCTTAATGAATATTTGTATGGTGTAGTACCTAGAGAAATGTCTGGAAGCTGGCCTATAGAAGCACTTAAGGCTCAAGCTATAGCCGCTAGGAATTATGCTATAATGAATATGGGAAAATATAAAAAGTATGGTTTTGATTTGACGGACGATACATTTTCACAGGTATACGGTGGGTATGGATCGGAACATTC
The window above is part of the Tepidibacter aestuarii genome. Proteins encoded here:
- a CDS encoding zf-HC2 domain-containing protein, with product MNCDKFRENISYYIDDILDDNDKHEFENHMNNCDQCRCEYEQMLVLIDSLNSVDQVPLPDNYDETLRKKLNNERVKGKRKWSKYMYIAASLAIVFFSTQNIDKLKTIDTQESSNIEISETSNNEDAQQSPMQDSNMENVEDGNVNMENVDIVSTVSDNEKTSTSAPKKKEVSSDYSMKSSVDNQKPDQNIQTVQNEPIVQNEQSENNDIMNIQMASDEPLEQKTRSIAQFSMNNEYQKNVKVGESFEITLQNSKGTKYSMVCEDENSLIEFISQSVSEDEKNYSYTWKFKAIKEGTINISYILHDENDKHKVYNEVVYEINIQK
- a CDS encoding nitrite/sulfite reductase domain-containing protein; protein product: MGAHFGNLQKIKDGKRTFAITPHIPGGFVTADTMIKIADTAKKYNGILKITSGQRIMITNLKEEDLSNIWKDLDMEPAVKNQYSIKNVEMCPAGFCKRSKENTIRIGMKISKNFHGKAMPNRTKIGVAGCRNACTSVYAKDVGVIATKEGFIITAGGSAGFHQRMSDIITENLSEEDAYRLVEIILDYYNENALMGEKLGFFIDRIGIEKFRNDVVEKL
- a CDS encoding 4Fe-4S binding protein, producing MKKNTKKNKKSHMNWSWIFMILFITLSILDIRFGILGFICMTVPMYHAIKGRGKVHCSHYCPRGSLLGKFLNNISLQNNLPKSFKSKTVKNILLSLMFIMLTISLIHAGLDIKKIGFSIFRFMMASLAVGIIMGVVFKPRSWCQVCPMGHATGLIDKQIKKSA
- the ruvB gene encoding Holliday junction branch migration DNA helicase RuvB, which encodes MFTEEDRIITSGMKNEDVDIESSLRPKNLGGYLGQEKAKEKLKIFIEAAKNRGEQLDHVLLYGPPGLGKTTLSTIISNEMGVNIRITSGPAIERAGDLAAILTNLNENDVLFIDEIHRINRNVEEVLYPAMEDFCLDIIIGKGPSARSIRLDLPKFTLIGATTRAGMLTSPLRDRFGVICKLDLYNVDELSSIVKRSSGILGCDIDERAAIEIGKRSRGTPRIANRLLKRVRDYAQVKGNGMINEEIANLALEMLEIDSLGLDYVDKKLMMNIIEKFSGGPVGLDTLAASIGEDRNTIEDVYEPYLIQLGFIDRKPRGRVATVNAYKHFNILYEK
- a CDS encoding leucine-rich repeat domain-containing protein, with amino-acid sequence MKKVYVLILLVMIISSPLNINAQEKRVGVEIPKFDIIINGVKVDNVHSKYPFIVYNYVTYVPMTWDCSKALGLQTSWDEVEGLKVSKLNEIGDIKMDSTGNNSLDVKYLAIIPEFNIEVNGKKIDNSKEEYPILNFRYVTYFPLTWRFVVDEFGLKSDWDEQKGLSITSRLSIIEFADNNLEKAVRESINKPTGDILESDVKNIKELKLSDWDIKDLDGLSKFVNLEKLYLDNNYLDNIEEIKYLTKLKVLHLQRNKIKDIKPLKNLINIEELSLNGNGIQKIGSLSNLINLKKLYLAENHIRDIDSLKVLVNLNELYLQRNSIQNIDSLSNLTKLEQLSLNGNQISDIKPLANLTNLKGLYIIENKIEDIGCLKELKNIESLYMEYGNDIKDYTPVKTYYENIDSKDFELE
- the ruvC gene encoding crossover junction endodeoxyribonuclease RuvC: MIVLGIDPGIAILGYGIIEYKGNNFKVIDYGSIQTSSKLDVFKRLEKIYAGLDLLIKKYNVDEIGIEELFFNKNVKTAITVAQARGVAMLACAHNDIKTYEYTPLQVKQGVVGYGRAQKAQVQTMVKSLLNLREVPKPDDVADALAVAICHCHSNRLEKIIG
- a CDS encoding RNA polymerase sigma factor; translation: MDLNENQLIKRCIDGDIDAFEKLIDKYKQTAYNIALGIVKNPDDAMDISQEALIKVYRYIKNFNQKSSFSTWLYRIVMNTCLDYMKKNEKNKVIPINEEIINKQDDYIENNPEKILDKKIETQQIRDAIDKLSPIQKTAIILRDIQGFSYEEIANITDSSLGTVKSRIKRGRENLKEILTQSMKEEYLY
- a CDS encoding SIMPL domain-containing protein translates to MIPYTPSYHKRPTMNRNDDNKPNNDGTISVVGTASIQVPPDMATVTVGVITQDKDLQRAQAENTKQTNNVIKSLNNIGIEDEDIQTIDYSVNINYDYINGKQKFRNYEVRHILQVTVKDIDQVGEVYDVAIKNGANIQGGVTFGLSNEKYYYDKTLDLAVKDSVRKANNIASSLNTKVNNIPSSIKETSFGQAEVYPTTYTAKSSAPPIQSGLIEVSAQVNATFKMI
- the ruvA gene encoding Holliday junction branch migration protein RuvA; this translates as MYQYIKGIVEEINIDFIVVECNGIGYRINTSQNTICQVKKNEEVKIYTKLIVREDDMSICGFKTQEELKMFELLNSVSKIGPKVALGILSFAEPKRLGAFILSEDIGALSKAPGVGKKTAERMILELKDKIDKHNVEFEQTLLTASNKNILEKDEAVQALVALGYSLAEAKEATNKLKKECGDTEELIKKCLMYLMK
- a CDS encoding DUF1858 domain-containing protein, coding for MKITKDMLIAEVLRHNPNAGPILMGFGMGCIGCPSAQMESLEEAAAVHGINLDELIKKLNEGIE
- a CDS encoding SpoIID/LytB domain-containing protein, yielding MWKCRSKFVNIVIVCFLFNLFAINSFASISVPDYLKIGLEYGSSALPKVDLSSNSGFEIAILKEDNIEKLIEIDESRLTAKNEESIYYIEIEQDYDDIQEALSVGQSLEDKDIDSFIFYDGNFKVYMGSYLDQDQAQNYKDEISDELSDFSFEVISSDYNFVKIMNDDDTVFMYDSNDEICIYPREDIIGINGKEYRGSALFKRSDNNNMTVINRVGLNEYLYGVVPREMSGSWPIEALKAQAIAARNYAIMNMGKYKKYGFDLTDDTFSQVYGGYGSEHSNSNRAVDETRGQIMVCDGRIVSALYHSNSGGKTEDSENVWSNKVSYLRGVEDSYSLGYPNDNWSIVMTKEDIKSKLSRDNVDIGSITDVKIEELSENDRVIKIKFIGTNGEKEYTKNSTRTILGLKSNYYDIAKAQGAGGTEIFYIYSTDGNKEKNSLNNMYAITSDGVQGISNNTNIYLMGNNDTIQLNLDNAISDKYTINGHGWGHGLGMSQWGAKNMAEQGFSYEDILKHYYTGIEIQR
- a CDS encoding MATE family efflux transporter, encoding MDKRQNMMANYPMNKLLLKFSIPAIIGMLVNALYNIADGIFIGKGVGALALGGVTIAMPIMLVMMSIALMVGVGASASISRRIGEGNIEGAEKLLGEAVALNLIINFIFTIIIFVFMDKILIMCGATPNIFFYAKEYMNVIAFGILINSFAMSSNHTIRAQGNAKTAMVSMVLGAVVNIILDYVLIFIFKMGVTGAALATIISQLCSAVWILMYYLNGRSMLKIRISNMKFTIENVKEIVSMGMATFFRQISGSLLMIIVNNTLVYYGNDYYVVALGIINRVMMFMFMPIYGIVQGFQPIAAFNYGAKKFKRVQESLKYANIYATILSIGGFLIVLIFPIQVMKIFTDDQTTIDIGVDALSMMIWGLPVVGIQAIGASWFQAIGKATESVVLTISRQIIILIPLVIILPNFIGVNGVFYSYPISDIGSFFITLVLLAKENIALRNHRIQEEF
- a CDS encoding superoxide dismutase is translated as MEYIQAKKYDFEDVNGMTLNQLNQHYKLYEGYVNKVNEIWTILGENKLYENPNTTYSETRSLMLGQSYAVDGVKLHELYFSNLVGGNNLPYGDILNQIQKKYGSYEFFTKRLKNVGLSMRGWVVLSIDSLDNNLHIYGLDAHDVGTVLMSYPLLVMDVYEHAYMIDFGIDRNKYIDVFIENINWDVVNERFMNYKKMTKDIPRKYRCISDEINIDKVYGWANYCKD